Proteins encoded in a region of the Pseudomonas syringae KCTC 12500 genome:
- a CDS encoding damage-inducible protein CinA yields MASRVLVTGRFQTAMHLDLPYRLSSLPLDHRAVTYKKGLLYEEQKSKGFCQRALHPFGRSQKKAERNHGGNGQKARAQEK; encoded by the coding sequence GTGGCTTCCCGCGTATTGGTGACTGGGCGTTTCCAGACAGCCATGCATCTCGATTTGCCGTATAGACTTTCATCGCTGCCACTCGATCACCGGGCGGTAACTTATAAAAAAGGACTTTTATATGAAGAACAAAAGAGCAAGGGATTCTGTCAGCGGGCGCTTCATCCCTTTGGAAGAAGCCAGAAAAAGGCCGAGAGAAACCACGGTGGAAACGGTCAAAAAGCCCGGGCGCAGGAAAAATGA
- a CDS encoding LysR family transcriptional regulator: MRFTLRQLQVFVAVARQESVSKAAVLLSLSQSAASTSITELERQSSCQLFDRAGKRLSLNATGRQLLPQAVALLDQAKEIEDLLNGKSGFGSLAVGATLTIGNYLATLLIGGYMQRHPESQVKLHVQNTAHIVQQVAHYEIDLGLIEGDCSHPDIEVQSWVEDELVVFCAPQHPLAKRAQVTLEELTHEAWILREQGSGTRLTFDQAMRHHRNGLNVRLELEHTEAIKRAVESGLGIGCISRLALRDAFRRGNLVELATPELDLARQFYFIWHKQKYQTSAMREFLELCRAFTAGVQRSDEIVLPSLY; this comes from the coding sequence ATGCGATTTACTCTCCGTCAGCTCCAGGTATTTGTGGCCGTCGCCCGGCAGGAAAGCGTCTCCAAAGCCGCGGTACTGCTTTCGCTTTCGCAGTCGGCTGCCAGCACCTCCATCACCGAGCTGGAGCGCCAGTCGAGCTGCCAGCTGTTTGACCGCGCCGGCAAGCGCCTCAGCCTCAACGCCACCGGCAGGCAATTGCTGCCGCAAGCTGTCGCGCTGCTCGATCAGGCCAAGGAAATCGAAGACCTGCTCAATGGTAAATCAGGCTTCGGCTCGCTGGCGGTCGGGGCGACGCTGACGATCGGCAATTACCTGGCGACCCTGCTGATCGGCGGCTACATGCAGCGCCACCCGGAAAGCCAGGTCAAGCTGCATGTCCAGAACACCGCGCATATCGTGCAACAGGTTGCGCACTACGAGATCGATCTGGGCCTCATCGAAGGCGATTGCAGCCACCCGGACATCGAAGTGCAATCCTGGGTCGAAGACGAACTTGTGGTGTTCTGCGCCCCGCAGCATCCGCTGGCCAAGCGCGCCCAGGTAACCCTGGAAGAGCTGACCCATGAAGCCTGGATTCTCCGGGAACAGGGCTCCGGCACACGCCTGACCTTCGACCAGGCGATGCGTCATCATCGTAACGGGCTAAATGTCCGACTGGAGCTCGAGCACACCGAAGCCATCAAACGCGCAGTCGAGTCCGGGCTGGGCATTGGCTGCATCTCCAGACTGGCGCTACGCGATGCCTTTCGTCGCGGCAATCTGGTGGAACTGGCCACGCCGGAGCTGGACCTGGCCAGGCAGTTCTACTTCATTTGGCACAAACAGAAATACCAGACCTCGGCCATGCGCGAGTTTCTCGAGCTGTGCCGCGCGTTCACCGCCGGGGTGCAGCGCAGCGACGAGATCGTGCTGCCCAGCCTGTATTGA
- a CDS encoding tRNA-uridine aminocarboxypropyltransferase — protein sequence MSHAVSRLRDERLARSTRPFIARGSRAPRCPECRVISSYCLCEWRPSVAADSGICLLMYDTEPLKPTNTGWLIADVIQDTHAFLWSRIEVDEQLLALLDDPHWQPYIVFPGEFVAEERVVNKVSRLDGRRPLFILLDATWTEARKMFRKSPYLERFPVLSLEPEQISRYRLRRSRRDDHFCTAEVAALCLELAGDASASGVLDAYLDVFSAHYLGAKYQNPIDPDDVAHTHLKAFI from the coding sequence ATGAGCCATGCCGTTTCCCGCCTGCGCGATGAGCGTCTGGCCCGCAGTACCAGGCCTTTTATTGCCCGTGGCTCGCGCGCGCCGCGCTGTCCGGAATGTCGGGTTATCTCCAGCTATTGTCTGTGCGAATGGCGACCCAGCGTCGCTGCCGACTCAGGTATCTGCCTGCTGATGTATGACACTGAGCCCTTGAAGCCGACCAACACCGGTTGGCTGATTGCCGATGTCATCCAGGACACTCATGCCTTCCTCTGGTCGCGGATAGAGGTCGATGAACAATTGCTCGCCTTGCTGGACGACCCGCATTGGCAGCCCTACATCGTCTTTCCAGGAGAATTTGTCGCCGAGGAGCGCGTGGTCAATAAGGTCTCGCGCCTGGATGGCAGGCGCCCGTTGTTCATTCTGCTGGATGCTACCTGGACCGAAGCGCGCAAGATGTTTCGCAAGAGTCCTTATCTGGAGCGGTTTCCGGTCTTGAGTCTGGAACCCGAGCAGATCTCGCGCTACCGTTTGCGTCGATCCAGGCGCGACGACCACTTCTGCACGGCGGAAGTGGCCGCCCTCTGTCTGGAGCTGGCTGGTGACGCCAGTGCCAGCGGCGTGCTGGATGCTTATCTGGACGTGTTCAGCGCTCATTATCTGGGCGCCAAGTATCAGAACCCGATTGATCCCGACGACGTGGCGCATACCCATTTGAAGGCCTTCATTTGA
- the tsaA gene encoding tRNA (N6-threonylcarbamoyladenosine(37)-N6)-methyltransferase TrmO, which produces MSYNVSPVGFVRSCFKEKFAIPRQPQLAPAARGVLELLAPFDQGEAVQGLEQVSHVWLLFLFHLALEDKPRLKVRPPRLGGNQSMGVFATRATHRPNGIGQSVVRLDKVEPGRLWLSGIDLLDGTPVLDIKPYVPYADAIGDATNHIASAAPALIPVHWQNAALQQAREHALRLNEPLVELIEQCLAQDPRPAYQLPTPERRYGAQFWDLDVRWHYPQAGVICVLEVLLA; this is translated from the coding sequence ATGAGCTACAACGTTTCCCCTGTCGGCTTCGTGCGCTCCTGCTTCAAGGAGAAATTCGCCATCCCGCGCCAGCCACAGCTGGCCCCGGCGGCACGCGGGGTGCTGGAGCTGTTGGCCCCTTTCGATCAGGGTGAAGCGGTTCAGGGGCTGGAACAAGTCAGTCACGTCTGGCTGCTGTTTCTGTTCCACCTGGCGCTGGAAGACAAGCCCCGCCTGAAGGTGCGCCCGCCGCGCCTGGGTGGCAACCAGTCGATGGGTGTGTTCGCCACCCGCGCAACCCATCGCCCCAATGGCATCGGCCAGTCGGTGGTTAGGCTGGACAAGGTCGAGCCTGGGCGACTCTGGCTGTCCGGCATCGACCTGCTGGATGGCACGCCGGTGCTGGACATCAAGCCCTACGTACCCTACGCCGATGCAATTGGCGATGCGACCAATCACATCGCCAGTGCTGCGCCAGCCCTGATACCGGTGCACTGGCAAAACGCCGCGCTGCAACAGGCTCGTGAACACGCGCTGCGCCTGAATGAGCCGCTGGTCGAACTGATCGAGCAGTGTCTGGCCCAAGACCCGCGCCCGGCCTACCAGCTACCCACGCCGGAACGTCGCTATGGCGCTCAGTTCTGGGATCTGGACGTGCGCTGGCACTACCCGCAAGCGGGTGTGATTTGCGTGCTGGAAGTACTGCTCGCCTGA
- a CDS encoding LOG family protein, with the protein MPYVPDDLLSRHFQSDGLDLTSKIEEHINEVAPGTKNLPLYRDMMLTVLRMAQDDRNRWDVKITLQTLRELDKAFRVLERFKGRRKVTVFGSARTPMEHPLYAQATELGEKLARADMMVITGAGGGIMAAAHAGAGLKHSLGFNITLPFEQHANPTVEGSENLLPFHFFFTRKLFFVKEADALVLCPGGFGTLDEALEVLTLIQTGKSPLVPVVLLDTPGGSFWQGALNFIKHQLQDNHYILPADMKLMRLVYSADEAVEEINRFYANFHSSRWLKNKFVIRMHHALNEQALEHMQEAFADLCINENFHQHSYQGEEHDEAQFSHLTRLAFTFTGRNQGRLRELVDYINKQENWEDASAIRDAARNRTPQ; encoded by the coding sequence ATGCCGTATGTACCTGACGATCTTCTATCCCGACACTTTCAAAGCGACGGTCTCGACCTGACCAGCAAGATTGAAGAGCACATCAATGAGGTGGCTCCGGGCACGAAAAACCTGCCGCTGTACCGCGACATGATGCTCACGGTGCTGCGCATGGCCCAGGATGACCGCAACCGCTGGGACGTCAAGATAACGCTGCAAACCCTGCGCGAACTGGACAAAGCCTTTCGGGTGCTTGAGCGCTTCAAGGGCCGCCGCAAAGTCACTGTGTTCGGCTCCGCCCGTACACCAATGGAACATCCGCTGTACGCACAAGCCACAGAGCTGGGTGAAAAACTGGCCCGCGCCGACATGATGGTCATCACCGGCGCAGGCGGCGGCATCATGGCGGCAGCCCATGCCGGTGCAGGCTTGAAACACAGCCTCGGGTTCAACATTACCCTGCCTTTCGAACAGCACGCCAACCCGACGGTAGAAGGCAGCGAAAACCTGCTGCCCTTCCACTTCTTCTTCACGCGCAAGCTGTTCTTCGTCAAGGAAGCCGACGCGCTGGTGCTATGCCCAGGCGGGTTCGGAACTCTGGATGAAGCCCTGGAAGTGCTGACGCTGATACAAACCGGCAAAAGCCCATTGGTGCCTGTTGTATTGCTGGATACGCCTGGCGGGAGTTTCTGGCAAGGTGCGCTGAACTTCATCAAGCATCAGTTGCAGGACAATCACTACATTCTGCCAGCCGACATGAAGCTGATGAGGCTGGTTTACAGCGCCGACGAAGCGGTGGAAGAGATCAACCGGTTTTACGCCAACTTCCATTCCAGCCGCTGGTTGAAAAACAAGTTCGTGATCCGTATGCATCATGCGCTGAACGAACAGGCCCTGGAGCACATGCAGGAAGCGTTCGCTGACCTGTGCATCAATGAAAACTTTCATCAGCACAGTTATCAGGGCGAAGAGCACGATGAAGCGCAATTCAGTCACCTGACACGACTGGCGTTCACCTTCACAGGGCGCAATCAGGGCAGACTTCGGGAACTGGTGGATTACATCAATAAACAGGAAAACTGGGAAGACGCTTCAGCGATAAGGGACGCAGCTCGGAACCGGACGCCACAGTAA
- a CDS encoding CinA family protein: MNEITGLADTLGRLLGAMNAQVTTAESCTGGGIAEAITRIAGSSAWFEAGYVTYSNAQKTRQLGVPEMLFEQVGAVSQAVVEAMVRGAQRESGARFAVAVSGVAGPGGGSPDKPVGTVWLCWGKDDALIARRCHFDGDRDQVRRQTVEAALHGLIQLARGEMPKQG; this comes from the coding sequence GTGAATGAGATAACCGGGCTTGCCGATACGCTTGGCAGGCTTCTGGGTGCAATGAACGCGCAGGTGACTACTGCCGAATCCTGTACGGGGGGCGGAATCGCTGAAGCGATCACGCGCATTGCCGGCAGCTCGGCGTGGTTCGAAGCGGGCTACGTGACCTATTCGAATGCCCAGAAGACCCGCCAGCTGGGAGTGCCCGAGATGTTGTTCGAACAGGTCGGGGCGGTCAGCCAGGCGGTTGTCGAAGCTATGGTGCGAGGCGCACAGCGTGAAAGTGGTGCACGATTCGCCGTTGCGGTCAGCGGTGTCGCAGGGCCCGGCGGCGGTTCGCCGGACAAACCGGTCGGTACCGTGTGGCTGTGCTGGGGCAAGGATGATGCGCTGATCGCCCGGCGTTGCCACTTCGATGGCGACCGTGATCAGGTCCGTCGACAGACGGTTGAAGCCGCGCTGCACGGGCTGATACAGCTTGCACGCGGAGAAATGCCAAAACAGGGGTAG
- the recX gene encoding recombination regulator RecX, producing the protein MPAVLDTPVAVRRTAMDLLARREHGRVELTRKLRQRGAPPELIDAALDRLVEEGLLSESRYLESFVSYRARSGYGPVRIREELGQRGLQRADIEQALRECGVDWQEKLHELWQRKFAGALPVDARERAKQGRFLSYRGYPLEMIGRLLSGRGGDD; encoded by the coding sequence ATGCCTGCCGTGCTCGATACACCCGTCGCCGTCAGGCGCACTGCAATGGACCTGCTCGCACGTCGCGAGCACGGTCGAGTCGAGCTGACGCGTAAACTGCGTCAGCGCGGCGCTCCCCCCGAGCTTATCGATGCAGCCCTTGATCGTCTGGTCGAGGAAGGTCTGCTCTCTGAATCCCGTTACCTCGAAAGCTTCGTTTCTTACCGGGCACGTTCGGGCTACGGTCCCGTTCGTATTCGCGAAGAGCTTGGTCAGCGTGGCTTGCAACGTGCCGACATTGAGCAGGCTCTAAGGGAGTGCGGCGTTGATTGGCAGGAGAAGCTTCACGAGCTCTGGCAGCGCAAGTTTGCCGGTGCTTTGCCTGTCGATGCGCGCGAGCGAGCCAAGCAGGGGCGTTTTCTGAGTTATCGCGGCTATCCGCTGGAAATGATCGGCCGCTTGTTAAGCGGCCGTGGCGGAGATGACTGA
- the mutS gene encoding DNA mismatch repair protein MutS, with product MSDLSAHTPMMQQYWKLKNQHLDQLMFYRMGDFYEIFYEDAKKAAKLLDITLTARGQSAGQSIPMCGIPYHAAEGYLAKLVKLGESVVICEQIGDPATSKGPVDRQVVRIITPGTISDEALLDERRDNLIAAVLGDERLFGLAVLDITSGNFSVLEIKGWENLLAELERINPVELLIPDDWPQGLPAEKRRGSRRRAPWDFERDSAHKSLCQQFATQDLKGFGCENLTLAIGAAGCLLSYAKETQRTALPHLRSLRHERLDDTVILDAASRRNLELDTNLSGGRDNTLQSVMDRCQTAMGTRLLTRWLNRPLRDLTILQARQTSITCFLERYRFENLQPQLKEIGDIERILARIGLRNARPRDLARLRDALSALPELQQAMTDLDAPHLQQLAQTASTYPELADLLQRAIIDNPPAVIRDGGVLKTGYDAELDDLQSLSENAGQFLIDLEAREKARTGLGNLKVGYNRVHGYFIELPSKQAEQAPADYIRRQTLKGAERFITPELKEFEDKALSAKSRALAREKMLYETLLEDLIGHLAPLQDTAAALAELDVLSNLAERALNLDLNCPRFVAEPCMRIEQGRHPVVEQVLSTPFVANDLALDDSTRMLVITGPNMGGKSTYMRQTALIVLLAHIGSFVPAASCELSLVDRIFTRIGSSDDLAGGRSTFMVEMSETANILHNATDKSLVLMDEVGRGTSTFDGLSLAWAAAECLAQLRAYTLFATHYFELTVLPESEPLVTNVHLNATEHNERIVFLHRVLPGPASQSYGLAVAQLAGVPGKVISRAKEHLQRLETTSLPHEQPRAKPGKPAVPQQSDMFASLPHPVLDELSKVKVDDMTPRQALDLLYTLQTRL from the coding sequence ATTTCCGACCTCTCCGCACACACTCCGATGATGCAGCAGTACTGGAAACTCAAAAACCAGCACCTGGATCAACTGATGTTTTATCGCATGGGCGATTTCTACGAGATCTTCTACGAAGACGCGAAGAAAGCCGCCAAGCTGCTGGACATAACCCTGACCGCACGCGGCCAGTCGGCAGGTCAGAGCATTCCCATGTGCGGGATTCCCTACCACGCAGCCGAGGGTTATCTGGCCAAGCTGGTGAAACTGGGCGAATCGGTGGTGATCTGCGAGCAGATCGGCGACCCCGCCACCAGCAAGGGGCCGGTGGATCGTCAGGTGGTACGGATCATCACGCCAGGGACCATCAGCGATGAGGCCCTGCTCGACGAGCGCCGCGATAACCTGATCGCCGCCGTGCTGGGTGACGAACGCCTGTTCGGCCTGGCGGTATTGGATATCACCAGTGGCAACTTCAGTGTGCTGGAGATCAAGGGCTGGGAGAACCTGCTGGCCGAGCTCGAGCGCATCAACCCGGTCGAGTTGCTGATTCCGGATGACTGGCCACAAGGTCTGCCTGCCGAGAAGCGCCGCGGTTCTCGACGTCGCGCGCCCTGGGATTTCGAGCGCGACTCAGCCCATAAAAGTCTGTGTCAGCAGTTTGCAACCCAGGACCTCAAGGGTTTCGGTTGCGAAAACCTGACACTGGCCATCGGTGCTGCCGGCTGCCTGCTCAGCTATGCCAAGGAAACCCAGCGCACCGCCCTGCCCCATTTACGCAGCCTGCGTCACGAACGTCTCGACGATACCGTGATCCTCGATGCAGCCAGTCGCCGTAACCTGGAACTGGACACCAACCTGTCCGGGGGCCGTGACAACACCCTGCAATCGGTGATGGACCGCTGCCAGACCGCAATGGGGACACGGTTGCTGACCCGCTGGCTGAACCGGCCATTGCGCGACCTGACCATCCTTCAGGCACGCCAGACGTCAATCACCTGCTTTCTGGAACGCTATCGCTTCGAAAACCTGCAACCACAGCTCAAGGAAATCGGCGACATCGAGCGGATTCTGGCGCGTATCGGCCTGCGTAACGCGCGGCCACGTGACCTCGCCCGCCTGCGCGACGCCCTGAGCGCCCTGCCCGAACTGCAACAGGCGATGACCGATCTGGACGCGCCGCACCTGCAGCAACTTGCGCAGACTGCCAGCACCTATCCCGAGCTGGCCGACCTGCTGCAGCGCGCGATCATCGACAATCCGCCTGCGGTCATCCGTGACGGCGGTGTCTTGAAGACCGGCTACGACGCTGAACTGGATGATCTGCAGTCGCTGAGTGAAAACGCCGGTCAGTTCCTGATCGACCTGGAAGCCCGCGAAAAAGCCCGCACCGGCCTCGGCAACCTGAAAGTTGGCTACAACCGCGTGCATGGCTATTTTATCGAGCTGCCAAGCAAGCAGGCCGAGCAGGCGCCGGCTGATTACATACGCCGCCAGACCCTGAAGGGTGCCGAACGCTTTATCACACCCGAGCTCAAGGAGTTCGAAGACAAGGCGTTGTCGGCCAAGAGCCGCGCGCTGGCTCGGGAAAAGATGCTCTACGAAACACTGCTCGAAGACCTGATCGGTCATCTTGCGCCGCTTCAGGACACAGCGGCGGCGCTGGCCGAACTGGACGTGCTGAGCAACCTTGCGGAGCGCGCGCTGAACCTGGACCTCAATTGCCCACGCTTTGTCGCCGAACCTTGCATGCGCATCGAGCAGGGCCGCCATCCGGTCGTGGAACAGGTGCTGAGTACGCCTTTCGTTGCCAACGACCTGGCGCTGGACGACAGCACGCGCATGCTGGTCATCACCGGCCCGAACATGGGCGGTAAATCGACTTATATGCGTCAGACGGCGCTGATCGTGCTGCTGGCCCATATCGGCAGCTTCGTCCCCGCTGCCAGCTGCGAACTGTCGCTGGTCGACCGGATCTTCACCCGCATCGGCTCCAGCGACGACCTGGCGGGCGGACGCTCGACATTCATGGTGGAAATGAGCGAAACGGCAAACATTCTGCACAACGCGACCGATAAAAGTCTGGTGCTGATGGACGAAGTCGGGCGCGGCACCAGTACTTTCGACGGCCTTTCGCTGGCCTGGGCGGCGGCTGAGTGCCTCGCACAACTGCGCGCCTACACACTGTTCGCCACGCACTATTTCGAACTGACGGTGTTGCCGGAAAGCGAGCCGCTGGTGACCAACGTGCACCTCAACGCCACCGAGCATAATGAGCGCATCGTGTTCCTGCACCGCGTCCTGCCAGGGCCTGCGAGCCAGAGCTACGGTCTGGCCGTGGCGCAACTGGCCGGCGTGCCGGGCAAGGTCATCAGCCGCGCCAAGGAGCATTTGCAGCGTCTGGAAACCACCAGCCTGCCGCACGAGCAGCCGCGCGCCAAACCCGGCAAGCCCGCAGTCCCGCAACAGAGCGATATGTTCGCAAGTCTGCCGCACCCGGTGCTCGACGAGCTGTCGAAGGTCAAGGTCGACGATATGACCCCGCGGCAGGCGCTGGATTTGCTATACACATTGCAAACTCGCCTGTGA
- the recA gene encoding recombinase RecA → MDDNKKKALAAALGQIERQFGKGAVMRMGDHDRQAIPAISTGSLGLDIALGIGGLPKGRIVEIYGPESSGKTTLTLSVIAQAQKMGATCAFVDAEHALDPEYAGKLGVNVDDLLVSQPDTGEQALEITDMLVRSNAIDVIVVDSVAALVPKAEIEGEMGDMHVGLQARLMSQALRKITGNIKNANCLVIFINQIRMKIGVMFGSPETTTGGNALKFYASVRLDIRRTGAVKEGDEVVGSETRVKVVKNKVAPPFRQAEFQILYGKGIYLNGEIVDLAVLHGFVEKSGAWYSYQGSKIGQGKANSAKFLADNPEICKALEKQIRDKLLTPGVDTKAVGSREAVAADDMSEADVDI, encoded by the coding sequence ATGGACGACAACAAGAAGAAAGCCTTGGCTGCGGCCTTGGGTCAGATCGAGCGTCAGTTCGGTAAAGGTGCCGTGATGCGCATGGGCGATCATGATCGCCAGGCGATTCCTGCCATCTCCACCGGTTCGCTGGGTCTGGATATCGCTCTCGGTATTGGTGGTCTGCCGAAAGGCCGAATCGTGGAAATCTACGGTCCTGAGTCTTCCGGTAAAACCACGCTGACACTGTCGGTCATCGCTCAGGCCCAGAAAATGGGTGCTACCTGCGCCTTTGTCGACGCCGAGCACGCACTGGATCCGGAATACGCCGGCAAGCTGGGCGTCAACGTCGACGACCTGCTGGTTTCGCAGCCGGACACCGGTGAGCAGGCGCTGGAAATCACCGACATGCTGGTGCGTTCCAATGCCATTGACGTGATCGTAGTCGACTCCGTTGCTGCGCTGGTGCCCAAGGCAGAGATCGAAGGCGAAATGGGTGACATGCACGTGGGTCTGCAGGCGCGTCTGATGTCGCAGGCGCTGCGCAAGATCACCGGCAACATCAAGAACGCCAACTGCCTGGTGATCTTCATCAACCAGATCCGCATGAAGATCGGCGTGATGTTCGGCAGCCCTGAAACCACCACCGGTGGTAACGCGCTGAAATTCTACGCTTCGGTACGTCTGGACATCCGCCGTACAGGCGCGGTCAAGGAAGGCGATGAAGTTGTCGGCAGCGAAACCCGCGTCAAGGTTGTGAAGAACAAGGTAGCTCCGCCGTTCCGTCAGGCCGAGTTCCAGATTCTTTACGGTAAGGGTATCTACCTGAACGGTGAAATCGTCGATCTGGCTGTTCTGCATGGTTTTGTCGAGAAGTCCGGCGCCTGGTACAGCTACCAGGGCAGCAAGATTGGTCAGGGTAAGGCCAACTCGGCCAAGTTCCTGGCAGATAACCCGGAAATCTGTAAAGCGCTCGAGAAGCAGATCCGCGACAAGCTGCTGACCCCTGGCGTCGATACCAAGGCTGTCGGCTCCCGTGAAGCAGTGGCTGCCGATGATATGTCTGAAGCAGATGTCGATATCTGA
- a CDS encoding diacylglycerol kinase, producing MSPFKGQTGLKRILNAAGYSLDGMRAAFKGEAAFRQLVLLNVVLIPLSFFLHVSKGEHALLVAVCLLALIVELLNSAVEAAIDRISLDLHPLSKNAKDMGSAAQFIALSMIGLVWAIILLG from the coding sequence ATGTCGCCCTTCAAAGGCCAAACCGGTCTGAAACGTATTCTTAACGCCGCTGGTTACTCACTGGACGGTATGCGCGCAGCCTTCAAAGGTGAAGCGGCCTTCCGCCAGTTGGTACTGCTCAACGTGGTCCTGATTCCGCTGTCGTTTTTCCTGCACGTCAGCAAGGGCGAGCATGCCCTGCTGGTTGCCGTGTGCCTGCTGGCGCTGATCGTCGAGCTGCTTAACTCGGCCGTAGAGGCGGCCATTGACCGTATCTCCCTGGACTTGCACCCGCTGTCCAAGAACGCCAAGGACATGGGCAGTGCTGCCCAGTTCATCGCCTTGAGCATGATCGGTCTGGTGTGGGCGATCATTCTGCTGGGCTGA
- the erdR gene encoding response regulator transcription factor ErdR, translating to MTYDILIADDHPLFRSALHQALSIGLGPDARLVEAESIAQLESRLGEKADWDLVLLNLNMPGAYGFSGLVLLRGQYPQIPVVMVSAQEEASIVVRSREFGASGFIPKSSSLEVIQQAVRTVLDGDVWWPPQVNEVISVSDEAKAASAGLASLTPQQFRVLTMVCEGLLNKQIASELSVSEATIKAHVTAIFRKLGVRTRTQAALLLQQLESISSS from the coding sequence ATGACCTACGACATCCTGATCGCTGATGATCATCCCCTGTTTCGCAGTGCGCTGCATCAGGCGCTGAGCATCGGCCTGGGGCCTGACGCAAGGCTGGTCGAGGCAGAAAGCATTGCTCAGCTCGAGTCGCGGCTGGGGGAAAAAGCTGATTGGGATCTGGTTCTGCTGAACCTGAACATGCCTGGTGCCTATGGTTTCTCAGGGCTGGTCCTGTTGCGTGGCCAGTACCCGCAGATACCGGTGGTGATGGTCTCGGCGCAGGAAGAAGCCTCTATCGTGGTGCGCTCCAGAGAGTTTGGTGCCAGCGGCTTCATTCCCAAATCCAGCTCGCTGGAAGTCATTCAGCAGGCGGTACGCACGGTGCTTGATGGTGACGTCTGGTGGCCGCCGCAGGTCAATGAAGTGATCAGTGTTTCAGACGAAGCAAAGGCTGCCAGCGCAGGCCTTGCCAGCCTGACGCCGCAGCAGTTTCGAGTGTTGACGATGGTCTGTGAAGGCTTGCTGAACAAGCAGATCGCTTCCGAGCTCAGCGTGTCCGAAGCCACCATCAAGGCACATGTCACGGCGATTTTCCGCAAGCTTGGCGTACGCACGCGTACCCAGGCAGCATTGTTGTTACAGCAGCTTGAGTCCATTTCGTCCAGCTGA
- the fpr gene encoding ferredoxin-NADP reductase, with translation MSNMNHERVLSVHHWNDTLFSFKCTRDPGLRFENGQFVMIGLQQPNGRPLMRAYSIASPNWEEHLEFFSIKVPDGPLTSQLQHLKEGDEIIISKKPTGTLVLDDLKPGKHLYLLSTGTGLAPFMSVIQDPETYERFEKVILCHGVRYVNEVAYREFITEHLPQNEFFGEALRDKLIYYPTVTREPFENEGRLTDLMRSGKLFSDIGLPPINPQDDRAMLCGSPSMLDETSEVLNSFGLTVSPRMREPGDYLIERAFVEK, from the coding sequence ATGAGCAACATGAACCACGAGCGTGTCCTCAGCGTCCACCACTGGAACGACACCCTCTTCAGTTTCAAGTGCACCCGCGACCCTGGTTTGCGTTTCGAGAACGGTCAGTTCGTGATGATCGGTCTGCAGCAGCCAAACGGTCGTCCGCTCATGCGTGCTTATTCGATTGCCAGCCCGAACTGGGAAGAGCATCTGGAATTCTTCAGCATCAAGGTGCCTGACGGCCCGCTGACCTCCCAGTTGCAGCACCTCAAGGAAGGCGATGAGATCATCATCAGCAAGAAGCCTACGGGTACGCTGGTGCTGGACGATCTCAAGCCGGGCAAGCATCTTTACCTGCTGAGCACCGGTACCGGCCTTGCGCCGTTCATGAGCGTCATCCAGGATCCCGAGACCTATGAGCGTTTCGAGAAAGTCATCCTCTGCCACGGCGTGCGTTACGTGAACGAAGTCGCCTATCGCGAGTTCATCACCGAGCATCTGCCGCAGAATGAGTTCTTCGGTGAAGCGCTGCGTGACAAGCTGATCTACTACCCGACCGTCACCCGCGAGCCCTTCGAGAACGAAGGTCGTCTGACCGACCTGATGCGCAGTGGCAAGCTGTTCAGCGACATCGGCCTGCCGCCGATCAACCCGCAGGATGACCGTGCGATGTTGTGCGGCAGCCCGAGCATGCTCGACGAGACCAGCGAAGTGCTCAACAGCTTCGGCCTTACCGTTTCGCCGCGTATGCGTGAGCCGGGCGACTATCTGATCGAGCGTGCGTTCGTCGAGAAGTAA
- a CDS encoding quorum-sensing-regulated virulence factor family protein translates to MLRLIVPTLTLLLVAPLCAQAASKQEFELSKMLEKVAKESSVGTPRAINEDILDQGYTVSGNQLINHLSVREGQAQQMRANPDVMRNQLGNSVCHNNGFRQLMTKGAVLKYQFTEYKTNRPVVTQTFQASDCTVKPKQ, encoded by the coding sequence ATGCTGCGCCTTATCGTACCCACCCTTACGCTTTTGCTCGTTGCTCCACTGTGCGCCCAAGCGGCGTCGAAACAGGAGTTCGAACTCAGCAAGATGCTGGAAAAAGTCGCTAAGGAAAGCAGTGTCGGCACGCCGCGAGCGATCAACGAAGACATCCTCGATCAGGGCTATACCGTCAGCGGCAACCAGTTGATCAACCACCTGAGCGTTCGTGAAGGCCAGGCTCAGCAGATGCGCGCCAATCCGGACGTGATGCGCAACCAGTTGGGTAATAGCGTTTGCCACAACAATGGTTTCCGCCAGTTGATGACCAAGGGGGCCGTACTCAAGTATCAGTTCACCGAGTACAAGACCAACCGCCCGGTTGTGACGCAGACCTTTCAGGCTTCCGACTGCACTGTAAAGCCCAAGCAATAA